A region of Culicoides brevitarsis isolate CSIRO-B50_1 chromosome 1, AGI_CSIRO_Cbre_v1, whole genome shotgun sequence DNA encodes the following proteins:
- the LOC134837983 gene encoding serine protease easter-like codes for MTTFHNICLLTTIIVVVVVSIAFAKPFTDDCQQATSSIPGKCVHLTKCRALFQLLLRQNLTETEKQFLRDSHCGNRNEQPLVCCSPDAIQREIPSQQVAARQSETLFPVPGSCGIQSTARIFGGTKATIGEFPWTALIKYRNKFNQSSFQCSGALINAKYVVTAAHCINGVEIHKFWYPMEVRLGEWDLSTGIDCIVDGIDFDCADPHLDVKIQQIIVHESYIPTSPNQYHDIALLRLTENIPFTEFIRPICLPFADHLRKQDFTKLKFWVAGWGRTEKSGKSNVLMKLLVPGFDTQQCSKQYKGERIFITSNQLCAGGQDGKDSCSGDSGAALMTIDTEEGEQPYWYLAGMVSFGPKPCGMKGWPGVYTKISEYIEWIEAHVKY; via the coding sequence ATGACAACATTTCACAACATTTGTTTACTAACAaccatcatcgtcgtcgtcgtcgtttccaTTGCATTTGCGAAGCCCTTCACCGACGACTGCCAACAAGCAACGTCATCGATACCCGGAAAATGCGTGCATCTCACGAAATGTCGTGCGCTCTTTCAGCTTTTGTTGCGACAAAATCTCACGGAAACCGAAAAGCAGTTTTTGCGTGACAGCCATTGTGGGAATCGGAACGAACAACCGCTCGTTTGTTGCTCTCCCGATGCCATTCAGCGAGAAATTCCGTCGCAACAAGTCGCTGCCCGGCAATCGGAAACGCTTTTTCCCGTTCCTGGAAGTTGCGGAATTCAATCGACGGCGCGAATATTTGGCGGAACAAAAGCTACAATCGGGGAATTTCCATGGACTGCTTTGATAAAATATCGGAACAAATTCAATCAGAGCTCGTTTCAGTGCAGCGGCGCTTTAATTAACGCAAAATATGTCGTAACAGCGGCACATTGCATCAACGGGGTAGAAATCCACAAATTTTGGTATCCGATGGAAGTTCGTCTCGGCGAATGGGATTTAAGTACCGGCATCGATTGTATCGTCGATGGCATCGATTTCGATTGTGCTGATCCGCATCTCGATGTAAAAATCCAACAAATTATCGTTCACGAAAGTTACATTCCAACATCGCCGAATCAATATCACGACATTGCTCTTCTCAGATTGACCGAAAATATCCCCTTCACAGAATTCATTCGACCCATTTGCTTGCCATTCGCCGATCATTTGCGGAAACAAGACTTCACAAAGCTCAAATTTTGGGTAGCAGGATGGGGTCGCACTGAAAAATCCGGTAAAAGTAacgttttgatgaaattattgGTGCCGGGCTTCGATACGCAACAATGCAGCAAACAGTATAAGGGCGAGAGAATTTTCATCACGTCAAATCAACTTTGTGCTGGCGGGCAAGATGGCAAAGATTCGTGTTCGGGAGATTCGGGTGCAGCTTTGATGACAATCGATACGGAAGAAGGCGAGCAACCGTATTGGTATCTCGCTGGAATGGTTTCCTTTGGACCGAAGCCTTGTGGGATGAAAGGATGGCCTGgcgtttatacaaaaattagcgAGTACATTGAATGGATTGAGGCGcatgtgaaatattaa